The Eublepharis macularius isolate TG4126 chromosome 3, MPM_Emac_v1.0, whole genome shotgun sequence genome has a window encoding:
- the PKNOX1 gene encoding homeobox protein PKNOX1 isoform X5, which produces MGSQMVKAIQVLRIHLLELEKVNELCKDFCSRYIACLKTKMNSETLLSGESGSPYSPVQPQSSNFKHDKDSLDLLEQLSSWKESPENPIQSAITGTLSPQGIMVPASALQQGNVTMATVAGGTVYQPVTVVTPQGQVVTQALSPGTIRIQNSQLQLQLNQDLSILHQDDGSSKNKRGVLPKHATNVMRSWLFQHIGHPYPTEDEKKQIAAQTNLTLLQVNNWFINARRRILQPMLDSSCSETPKTKKKTAQNRPVQRFWPDSIASGVTQHQSNELAMSDGAVVTITAPVNMNVDSLQSLSSDGTTLAVQQVMMAGQSEDESVDSTEDDGADLSTTNISGLVLDNSDSLQ; this is translated from the exons ATGGGCTCTCAG ATGGTAAAGGCAATTCAGGTTCTCCGAATTCATCTGCTTGAGCTAGAAAAGGTTAATGAGCTTTGTAAGGATTTCTGTAGTCGCTATATTGCCTGTCTGAAAACGAAAATGAACAGTGAGACTCTTCTCAGTGGAGAATCTGGGAGCCCTTATTCACCTGTACAGCCTCAG TCCAGCAACTTTAAACATGATAAAGATAGCTTGGATTTGCTGGAGCAGCTGTCTTCATGGAAAGAGTCACCAGAAAAT CCAATTCAAAGTGCCATCACAGGTACACTCAGTCCCCAAGGGATTATGGTGCCTGCATCAGCATTGCAGCAGGGAAATGTAACTATGGCAACTGTTGCAG GTGGTACAGTGTATCAGCCAGTGACTGTGGTCACACCTCAAGGTCAAGTAGTGACGCAAGCTCTGTCACCTGGAACCATCAGGATCCAGAATTCACAG CTCCAGTTACAGTTAAACCAGGATTTAAGCATCTTGCATCAAGATGATGGGTCATCGAAAAATAAAAGAGGGGTTCTTCCAAAGCATGCAACAAATGTGATGAGGTCATGGCTTTTTCAGCACATAGGG CATCCGTATCCCACAGAAGATGAGAAAAAACAGATAGCAGCACAAACAAATCTGACATTACTCCAGGTTAACAACTG GTTTATCAATGCTAGAAGACGAATTCTCCAGCCAATGTTAGATTCCAGTTGTTCTGAAACTccaaaaacaaagaagaaaacagCTCAGAACCGACCAGTTCAAAGGTTCTGGCCAGATTCCATTGCATCAGGAGTAACTCAGCATCAATCAAATGAACTTGCAATGTCAGATG gaGCCGTTGTAACAATTACAGCTCCAGTCAACATGAATGTAGACAGTCTCCAGTCTCTTTCATCGGATGGTACTACTTTGGCTGTTCAACAAGTCATGATGGCAGGGCAAAGTGAAGACGAGTCTGTGGACAGCACTGAAGATGATGGTGCAGACCTCTCAACCACAAACATCAGCGGGCTTGTCTTGGATAACAGTGATTCTTTGCAGTAG
- the PKNOX1 gene encoding homeobox protein PKNOX1 isoform X3 produces MMATQTISIDNYQDGQQQMQVVTELKTEQDPNCLEADAGGLSPSPVESQTPMDADKQAIYRHPLFPLLALLFEKCEQSTQGSEGTTSASFDLDIENFVRKQEKEGKPFFCEDPETDNLMVKAIQVLRIHLLELEKVNELCKDFCSRYIACLKTKMNSETLLSGESGSPYSPVQPQPIQSAITGTLSPQGIMVPASALQQGNVTMATVAGGTVYQPVTVVTPQGQVVTQALSPGTIRIQNSQLQLQLNQDLSILHQDDGSSKNKRGVLPKHATNVMRSWLFQHIGHPYPTEDEKKQIAAQTNLTLLQVNNWFINARRRILQPMLDSSCSETPKTKKKTAQNRPVQRFWPDSIASGVTQHQSNELAMSDGAVVTITAPVNMNVDSLQSLSSDGTTLAVQQVMMAGQSEDESVDSTEDDGADLSTTNISGLVLDNSDSLQ; encoded by the exons CAGATGCAAGTAGTAACTGAGTTAAAAACTGAGCAGGATCCAAACTGTCTGGAAGCGGATGCAGGGGGCTTGAGTCCTTCTCCAGTAGAGTCCCAGACGCCAATGGATGCAGACAAACAGGCCATTTACAG GCATCCACTCTTTCCCTTATTAGCACTATTATTTGAAAAATGTGAACAATCTACACAGGGATCAGAAGGTACAACCTCTGCTAGTTTTGATTTAGATATTGAAAACTTCgtaagaaagcaggaaaaagaagggaaacCCTTTTTTTGTGAAGATCCAGAAACAGACAATTTA ATGGTAAAGGCAATTCAGGTTCTCCGAATTCATCTGCTTGAGCTAGAAAAGGTTAATGAGCTTTGTAAGGATTTCTGTAGTCGCTATATTGCCTGTCTGAAAACGAAAATGAACAGTGAGACTCTTCTCAGTGGAGAATCTGGGAGCCCTTATTCACCTGTACAGCCTCAG CCAATTCAAAGTGCCATCACAGGTACACTCAGTCCCCAAGGGATTATGGTGCCTGCATCAGCATTGCAGCAGGGAAATGTAACTATGGCAACTGTTGCAG GTGGTACAGTGTATCAGCCAGTGACTGTGGTCACACCTCAAGGTCAAGTAGTGACGCAAGCTCTGTCACCTGGAACCATCAGGATCCAGAATTCACAG CTCCAGTTACAGTTAAACCAGGATTTAAGCATCTTGCATCAAGATGATGGGTCATCGAAAAATAAAAGAGGGGTTCTTCCAAAGCATGCAACAAATGTGATGAGGTCATGGCTTTTTCAGCACATAGGG CATCCGTATCCCACAGAAGATGAGAAAAAACAGATAGCAGCACAAACAAATCTGACATTACTCCAGGTTAACAACTG GTTTATCAATGCTAGAAGACGAATTCTCCAGCCAATGTTAGATTCCAGTTGTTCTGAAACTccaaaaacaaagaagaaaacagCTCAGAACCGACCAGTTCAAAGGTTCTGGCCAGATTCCATTGCATCAGGAGTAACTCAGCATCAATCAAATGAACTTGCAATGTCAGATG gaGCCGTTGTAACAATTACAGCTCCAGTCAACATGAATGTAGACAGTCTCCAGTCTCTTTCATCGGATGGTACTACTTTGGCTGTTCAACAAGTCATGATGGCAGGGCAAAGTGAAGACGAGTCTGTGGACAGCACTGAAGATGATGGTGCAGACCTCTCAACCACAAACATCAGCGGGCTTGTCTTGGATAACAGTGATTCTTTGCAGTAG
- the PKNOX1 gene encoding homeobox protein PKNOX1 isoform X2: MMATQTISIDNYQDGQQMQVVTELKTEQDPNCLEADAGGLSPSPVESQTPMDADKQAIYRHPLFPLLALLFEKCEQSTQGSEGTTSASFDLDIENFVRKQEKEGKPFFCEDPETDNLMVKAIQVLRIHLLELEKVNELCKDFCSRYIACLKTKMNSETLLSGESGSPYSPVQPQSSNFKHDKDSLDLLEQLSSWKESPENPIQSAITGTLSPQGIMVPASALQQGNVTMATVAGGTVYQPVTVVTPQGQVVTQALSPGTIRIQNSQLQLQLNQDLSILHQDDGSSKNKRGVLPKHATNVMRSWLFQHIGHPYPTEDEKKQIAAQTNLTLLQVNNWFINARRRILQPMLDSSCSETPKTKKKTAQNRPVQRFWPDSIASGVTQHQSNELAMSDGAVVTITAPVNMNVDSLQSLSSDGTTLAVQQVMMAGQSEDESVDSTEDDGADLSTTNISGLVLDNSDSLQ, translated from the exons ATGCAAGTAGTAACTGAGTTAAAAACTGAGCAGGATCCAAACTGTCTGGAAGCGGATGCAGGGGGCTTGAGTCCTTCTCCAGTAGAGTCCCAGACGCCAATGGATGCAGACAAACAGGCCATTTACAG GCATCCACTCTTTCCCTTATTAGCACTATTATTTGAAAAATGTGAACAATCTACACAGGGATCAGAAGGTACAACCTCTGCTAGTTTTGATTTAGATATTGAAAACTTCgtaagaaagcaggaaaaagaagggaaacCCTTTTTTTGTGAAGATCCAGAAACAGACAATTTA ATGGTAAAGGCAATTCAGGTTCTCCGAATTCATCTGCTTGAGCTAGAAAAGGTTAATGAGCTTTGTAAGGATTTCTGTAGTCGCTATATTGCCTGTCTGAAAACGAAAATGAACAGTGAGACTCTTCTCAGTGGAGAATCTGGGAGCCCTTATTCACCTGTACAGCCTCAG TCCAGCAACTTTAAACATGATAAAGATAGCTTGGATTTGCTGGAGCAGCTGTCTTCATGGAAAGAGTCACCAGAAAAT CCAATTCAAAGTGCCATCACAGGTACACTCAGTCCCCAAGGGATTATGGTGCCTGCATCAGCATTGCAGCAGGGAAATGTAACTATGGCAACTGTTGCAG GTGGTACAGTGTATCAGCCAGTGACTGTGGTCACACCTCAAGGTCAAGTAGTGACGCAAGCTCTGTCACCTGGAACCATCAGGATCCAGAATTCACAG CTCCAGTTACAGTTAAACCAGGATTTAAGCATCTTGCATCAAGATGATGGGTCATCGAAAAATAAAAGAGGGGTTCTTCCAAAGCATGCAACAAATGTGATGAGGTCATGGCTTTTTCAGCACATAGGG CATCCGTATCCCACAGAAGATGAGAAAAAACAGATAGCAGCACAAACAAATCTGACATTACTCCAGGTTAACAACTG GTTTATCAATGCTAGAAGACGAATTCTCCAGCCAATGTTAGATTCCAGTTGTTCTGAAACTccaaaaacaaagaagaaaacagCTCAGAACCGACCAGTTCAAAGGTTCTGGCCAGATTCCATTGCATCAGGAGTAACTCAGCATCAATCAAATGAACTTGCAATGTCAGATG gaGCCGTTGTAACAATTACAGCTCCAGTCAACATGAATGTAGACAGTCTCCAGTCTCTTTCATCGGATGGTACTACTTTGGCTGTTCAACAAGTCATGATGGCAGGGCAAAGTGAAGACGAGTCTGTGGACAGCACTGAAGATGATGGTGCAGACCTCTCAACCACAAACATCAGCGGGCTTGTCTTGGATAACAGTGATTCTTTGCAGTAG
- the PKNOX1 gene encoding homeobox protein PKNOX1 isoform X4, with protein MMATQTISIDNYQDGQQMQVVTELKTEQDPNCLEADAGGLSPSPVESQTPMDADKQAIYRHPLFPLLALLFEKCEQSTQGSEGTTSASFDLDIENFVRKQEKEGKPFFCEDPETDNLMVKAIQVLRIHLLELEKVNELCKDFCSRYIACLKTKMNSETLLSGESGSPYSPVQPQPIQSAITGTLSPQGIMVPASALQQGNVTMATVAGGTVYQPVTVVTPQGQVVTQALSPGTIRIQNSQLQLQLNQDLSILHQDDGSSKNKRGVLPKHATNVMRSWLFQHIGHPYPTEDEKKQIAAQTNLTLLQVNNWFINARRRILQPMLDSSCSETPKTKKKTAQNRPVQRFWPDSIASGVTQHQSNELAMSDGAVVTITAPVNMNVDSLQSLSSDGTTLAVQQVMMAGQSEDESVDSTEDDGADLSTTNISGLVLDNSDSLQ; from the exons ATGCAAGTAGTAACTGAGTTAAAAACTGAGCAGGATCCAAACTGTCTGGAAGCGGATGCAGGGGGCTTGAGTCCTTCTCCAGTAGAGTCCCAGACGCCAATGGATGCAGACAAACAGGCCATTTACAG GCATCCACTCTTTCCCTTATTAGCACTATTATTTGAAAAATGTGAACAATCTACACAGGGATCAGAAGGTACAACCTCTGCTAGTTTTGATTTAGATATTGAAAACTTCgtaagaaagcaggaaaaagaagggaaacCCTTTTTTTGTGAAGATCCAGAAACAGACAATTTA ATGGTAAAGGCAATTCAGGTTCTCCGAATTCATCTGCTTGAGCTAGAAAAGGTTAATGAGCTTTGTAAGGATTTCTGTAGTCGCTATATTGCCTGTCTGAAAACGAAAATGAACAGTGAGACTCTTCTCAGTGGAGAATCTGGGAGCCCTTATTCACCTGTACAGCCTCAG CCAATTCAAAGTGCCATCACAGGTACACTCAGTCCCCAAGGGATTATGGTGCCTGCATCAGCATTGCAGCAGGGAAATGTAACTATGGCAACTGTTGCAG GTGGTACAGTGTATCAGCCAGTGACTGTGGTCACACCTCAAGGTCAAGTAGTGACGCAAGCTCTGTCACCTGGAACCATCAGGATCCAGAATTCACAG CTCCAGTTACAGTTAAACCAGGATTTAAGCATCTTGCATCAAGATGATGGGTCATCGAAAAATAAAAGAGGGGTTCTTCCAAAGCATGCAACAAATGTGATGAGGTCATGGCTTTTTCAGCACATAGGG CATCCGTATCCCACAGAAGATGAGAAAAAACAGATAGCAGCACAAACAAATCTGACATTACTCCAGGTTAACAACTG GTTTATCAATGCTAGAAGACGAATTCTCCAGCCAATGTTAGATTCCAGTTGTTCTGAAACTccaaaaacaaagaagaaaacagCTCAGAACCGACCAGTTCAAAGGTTCTGGCCAGATTCCATTGCATCAGGAGTAACTCAGCATCAATCAAATGAACTTGCAATGTCAGATG gaGCCGTTGTAACAATTACAGCTCCAGTCAACATGAATGTAGACAGTCTCCAGTCTCTTTCATCGGATGGTACTACTTTGGCTGTTCAACAAGTCATGATGGCAGGGCAAAGTGAAGACGAGTCTGTGGACAGCACTGAAGATGATGGTGCAGACCTCTCAACCACAAACATCAGCGGGCTTGTCTTGGATAACAGTGATTCTTTGCAGTAG
- the PKNOX1 gene encoding homeobox protein PKNOX1 isoform X1 translates to MMATQTISIDNYQDGQQQMQVVTELKTEQDPNCLEADAGGLSPSPVESQTPMDADKQAIYRHPLFPLLALLFEKCEQSTQGSEGTTSASFDLDIENFVRKQEKEGKPFFCEDPETDNLMVKAIQVLRIHLLELEKVNELCKDFCSRYIACLKTKMNSETLLSGESGSPYSPVQPQSSNFKHDKDSLDLLEQLSSWKESPENPIQSAITGTLSPQGIMVPASALQQGNVTMATVAGGTVYQPVTVVTPQGQVVTQALSPGTIRIQNSQLQLQLNQDLSILHQDDGSSKNKRGVLPKHATNVMRSWLFQHIGHPYPTEDEKKQIAAQTNLTLLQVNNWFINARRRILQPMLDSSCSETPKTKKKTAQNRPVQRFWPDSIASGVTQHQSNELAMSDGAVVTITAPVNMNVDSLQSLSSDGTTLAVQQVMMAGQSEDESVDSTEDDGADLSTTNISGLVLDNSDSLQ, encoded by the exons CAGATGCAAGTAGTAACTGAGTTAAAAACTGAGCAGGATCCAAACTGTCTGGAAGCGGATGCAGGGGGCTTGAGTCCTTCTCCAGTAGAGTCCCAGACGCCAATGGATGCAGACAAACAGGCCATTTACAG GCATCCACTCTTTCCCTTATTAGCACTATTATTTGAAAAATGTGAACAATCTACACAGGGATCAGAAGGTACAACCTCTGCTAGTTTTGATTTAGATATTGAAAACTTCgtaagaaagcaggaaaaagaagggaaacCCTTTTTTTGTGAAGATCCAGAAACAGACAATTTA ATGGTAAAGGCAATTCAGGTTCTCCGAATTCATCTGCTTGAGCTAGAAAAGGTTAATGAGCTTTGTAAGGATTTCTGTAGTCGCTATATTGCCTGTCTGAAAACGAAAATGAACAGTGAGACTCTTCTCAGTGGAGAATCTGGGAGCCCTTATTCACCTGTACAGCCTCAG TCCAGCAACTTTAAACATGATAAAGATAGCTTGGATTTGCTGGAGCAGCTGTCTTCATGGAAAGAGTCACCAGAAAAT CCAATTCAAAGTGCCATCACAGGTACACTCAGTCCCCAAGGGATTATGGTGCCTGCATCAGCATTGCAGCAGGGAAATGTAACTATGGCAACTGTTGCAG GTGGTACAGTGTATCAGCCAGTGACTGTGGTCACACCTCAAGGTCAAGTAGTGACGCAAGCTCTGTCACCTGGAACCATCAGGATCCAGAATTCACAG CTCCAGTTACAGTTAAACCAGGATTTAAGCATCTTGCATCAAGATGATGGGTCATCGAAAAATAAAAGAGGGGTTCTTCCAAAGCATGCAACAAATGTGATGAGGTCATGGCTTTTTCAGCACATAGGG CATCCGTATCCCACAGAAGATGAGAAAAAACAGATAGCAGCACAAACAAATCTGACATTACTCCAGGTTAACAACTG GTTTATCAATGCTAGAAGACGAATTCTCCAGCCAATGTTAGATTCCAGTTGTTCTGAAACTccaaaaacaaagaagaaaacagCTCAGAACCGACCAGTTCAAAGGTTCTGGCCAGATTCCATTGCATCAGGAGTAACTCAGCATCAATCAAATGAACTTGCAATGTCAGATG gaGCCGTTGTAACAATTACAGCTCCAGTCAACATGAATGTAGACAGTCTCCAGTCTCTTTCATCGGATGGTACTACTTTGGCTGTTCAACAAGTCATGATGGCAGGGCAAAGTGAAGACGAGTCTGTGGACAGCACTGAAGATGATGGTGCAGACCTCTCAACCACAAACATCAGCGGGCTTGTCTTGGATAACAGTGATTCTTTGCAGTAG